The following coding sequences lie in one Thermoplasmata archaeon genomic window:
- a CDS encoding D-glycerate dehydrogenase, with protein sequence MYKVFVTRKIPEEGMRILEKECKVEVFPAERVPTKAEIIAGARDKDGLLCLLTDTIDAEVIDACPKLRAISTYSAGINHIDVAHATKKGIIVTNAPSALTETTADLAFGLLLAIARRIPEGDRLMRRREFTGWAPTLLLGTDVHGSTIGIIGAGKIGTAVARRAKGFGMEILYSSRKPNKEIEEMGGIKLEVDDLVREADFVTLHVPLTPETYHLIDEQRIRMMKKTAYLINTARGQCVDEKALVKCLKEGVIAGAALDVYEFEPAVTEELYEMENVVLLPHIGSATTRTRTNMAVMAATQLLKALKGETPEQIVNPEVLEKKS encoded by the coding sequence ATGTATAAGGTATTTGTAACCAGAAAAATCCCAGAGGAAGGCATGAGAATTCTGGAGAAAGAGTGCAAAGTTGAAGTATTCCCAGCAGAGCGGGTTCCAACAAAGGCAGAGATTATTGCAGGTGCAAGAGATAAGGATGGTTTACTCTGCCTCCTCACAGATACAATTGATGCTGAGGTAATTGATGCCTGTCCCAAGCTCAGGGCAATTTCAACATATTCTGCTGGCATCAACCACATTGATGTTGCCCATGCCACAAAAAAAGGAATAATTGTGACCAATGCTCCTTCTGCTCTCACAGAAACCACTGCGGACCTTGCTTTTGGACTTCTTCTCGCAATTGCAAGGCGAATCCCAGAAGGAGATCGGCTGATGCGTAGACGGGAATTCACTGGCTGGGCACCAACGCTCTTGCTTGGTACTGATGTGCATGGTAGCACTATAGGAATCATAGGAGCCGGGAAGATTGGGACAGCGGTTGCAAGAAGGGCAAAGGGCTTTGGCATGGAAATCCTTTATTCGAGTAGGAAGCCAAACAAAGAGATTGAGGAGATGGGTGGAATAAAGCTTGAAGTTGATGACCTTGTGCGAGAGGCAGATTTTGTCACCTTGCATGTTCCTCTGACACCTGAGACCTATCACCTCATCGATGAGCAAAGGATTAGAATGATGAAAAAGACCGCTTATTTGATTAATACAGCAAGAGGGCAGTGCGTTGATGAGAAAGCCCTGGTTAAATGCCTGAAAGAAGGTGTGATTGCGGGTGCAGCACTGGATGTGTATGAGTTTGAGCCGGCTGTTACAGAGGAACTTTATGAAATGGAGAATGTTGTGCTGCTTCCCCACATCGGAAGCGCAACTACCAGAACAAGAACAAACATGGCAGTTATGGCTGCGACCCAGCTTCTGAAGGCACTGAAAGGAGAAACTCCAGAGCAAATTGTAAATCCCGAAGTTTTAGAGAAGAAATCGTAG